Proteins encoded in a region of the Megalops cyprinoides isolate fMegCyp1 chromosome 3, fMegCyp1.pri, whole genome shotgun sequence genome:
- the LOC118774529 gene encoding C-type lectin domain family 4 member E-like: protein MERNLEHLRANYSKLTETSSQLQRYHNRFLQKVPLLEKYCPLISQKRVCRPCPQGWEQFRSKCYYFSTETKYWLPSRSDCLGQDADLVVIDGEEEQEFISNHTKEGEYWIGLSDSETEGTWLWVDRTPLQKG, encoded by the exons ATGGAGAGGAATCTGGAGCACCTCAGAGCCAATTACAGCAAACTCACTGAAACCAGCAGCCAGCTACAGAGATACCACAACAGATTCCTACAGAAAGTCCCCCTGTTGGAGAAATACTGCCCTCTTATTTCACAGA agagagtgtgtagaCCCTGTCCACAGGGTTGGGAGCAGTTCAGATCCAAGTGTTACTACTTCTCTACTGAGACTAAGTACTGGCTTCCCAGTCGCAGTGACTGCCTAGGACAAGATGCTGATCTGGTGGTTATAGACGGTGAAGAGGAACAG GAGTTCATCTCCAACCACACAAAAGAAGGTGAATACTGGATTGGACTGAGTGACTCAGAAACAGAGGGGACCTGGCTCTGGGTTGACAGAACTCCTCTACAGAAAGGGTGA